The Poriferisphaera corsica DNA segment CTCCTCCAACGGAACCCTCATCCAAGGCTTTGAAATCGTCAAAGTCGACCTCAACCACGGCATGTACTTCCAAATCGGCAACACCCAATTCCGATTCCTCGAAGCTATCCCCGAACAAGCTGAAGCATTCCCCCAACCAACCACCGCCGCTGACCGCGCTTCCACAGCTGCCGCAGCCACACAGCAGCCATCTGCCGCAACAACATCCTCCGCAGCCGGAGGCATCAAACTCAACCTCTCCGATCCCGTCGAATTCGACGACGATCAGCTCGCAACTGATCCATATGCCGATGATGACGACCCCTACAACGAACCAGACGCCACCCCAACCTACGCCATCGGCTCAATCCCCGCACTCGCAACCATCGGCCGCCACGTCCCATTCGACGCCTCCGCCATCGCACTCATCAACGCACGCGCTCAAATCGTCCACGATGCCGACGCCGACGACCAAGCCACCGCCGAAACACTCCAAATCCTCCGCATGCTTGTCTTTGGCTGCGTCCGTTCCGGAGCCTCCGACATCCACATCGAGCCCAAACGTGAAGGCAGCCTCATGCGTCTCCGTATCGACGGTGCCATGGTCGAAGTTTGTGCCATCACAACCGAAACCATGCGGCGCATCTTCTCACTCGTCAAAGTCCTCGGCGACATCGACATCTCCAAAAAATCAATCGTCCAGGAAGGTCACTTCTCCTCCAAAGTCCCCGGCCGCCGCATCGACTACCGCGTCTCTTTCACCCCCTCAATGTTTGGCCAGAAACTCGTCCTGCGTGTCCTAGACCCCGTTAACTCACCTCAACGCCTCCGCGATCTCGACCTCCCCGGCTGGATGTTCAACAACATCAAAGACGTTTCCAAGCAAAACACCGGCATGGTGCTCATGTGCGGCCCCACAGGCTCCGGCAAAACAACAACCCTCTACTCCATCCTCCGCCAAATCAACGCACAAATCCGCAACGTCATCACCATCGAGGATCCCATCGAGTACGAGCTTCCCGGCATCACCCAGATCCCCGTCGACGATGGCCGCGAACAAACCTTCAACTCACTCCTCCGATCGTGCCTTCGCCAGGACCCCGACGTCATCGTCGTCGGCGAAATTCGCGACGCTGAAACCGCCACAACCGCCATGCAAGCCGCAACCACCGGCCACCTCGTCCTCTCAACCACTCACTCCAAAGACACCATCGGCACCGTCTTCCGCCTCCTCGACCTCGGCTGCGAACCCTACCTCGTCGCATCCACACTGAACATCGTCCTCGCACAACGCCTCGTACGTTCGCTCTGCCCACACTGTAAAGAGAAACGCAAAGCCACCTCCAACCAGATCCTCAAAATCGGCCGCACCATCGAAGGGGTCCCCCCACTACACGTACCTGTCGGATGCCCCCAGTGTTTCGGCACAGGCTACGCAGGACGCCGCGGCGTCTTCGAACTCCTCGTCGCAAACGACGAACTCCGCGACATCATCCTCAACAACCCCAACATGACCTCCATCAACAAAGCCCTCGAGATGACCATGTTCCGCTCACTCCGGGATGCAGGCATCGAGCTCATCATGAACGGCGAAACCTCATGGGATGAAGTCGCACGCGTGGTTGGTTTCGAATAAATCACCCATCGACAAAACCGCTTTTTGTTAATTCAAATCACACAAGGCCAAGCACACGCTTGGCCTTTTTCTATCCACCCATTAGCTAAATACTATTACCTAATGCTTCTCCCCATTCATGACTATAAAACATCCGCATTGATACTTATATGACCTTCTCGCTCAACGTAATCAACCACTTTTCCACCTCTTCTCCACCACAACATGCTACCCTCTTAAACGCACACCAACGCTCAACATTTTCTCCACGCCTCCGGCATTCCCCACACCAAACACCCTATGATTCTGTTGAAATATACCGGTAAAAACAGTCAGGAAAAGAAGTTTGGCAATAACAAAGGATTTCACTAACTTCTAATTCCAATTTTGCCGAAAAAACATTTGCACCCATGTCGATGCGCTATTAGCATTGATTAGAGCGGTTTGCGAATCCTCTTGGTCAACACGACTGAGTCGCAACGGCAACTGGCACACCAGCCTTTCTTTTCGCCGCAACGACCTATAACAGTCCCAAACCAATTGAACACGTAATCCGTTTCGAGGCGCGTGTGTATTTTGACTAGTTTCCTACCTCATTGGGGGTTGCTATGCAGCTTAAGATTTACTGGGACGAAAAAGATCACGACTGGCTATACGAAGTCAACGACGAACCTCCTCGACGTCTGGCTTCCACCGGCATTC contains these protein-coding regions:
- a CDS encoding ATPase, T2SS/T4P/T4SS family; translated protein: MPHIEVALPTGIKRLTLPTTFGKIVTIGRSADNAIPLPHDNLASRHHASITLTPGGYVLADHNSSNGTLIQGFEIVKVDLNHGMYFQIGNTQFRFLEAIPEQAEAFPQPTTAADRASTAAAATQQPSAATTSSAAGGIKLNLSDPVEFDDDQLATDPYADDDDPYNEPDATPTYAIGSIPALATIGRHVPFDASAIALINARAQIVHDADADDQATAETLQILRMLVFGCVRSGASDIHIEPKREGSLMRLRIDGAMVEVCAITTETMRRIFSLVKVLGDIDISKKSIVQEGHFSSKVPGRRIDYRVSFTPSMFGQKLVLRVLDPVNSPQRLRDLDLPGWMFNNIKDVSKQNTGMVLMCGPTGSGKTTTLYSILRQINAQIRNVITIEDPIEYELPGITQIPVDDGREQTFNSLLRSCLRQDPDVIVVGEIRDAETATTAMQAATTGHLVLSTTHSKDTIGTVFRLLDLGCEPYLVASTLNIVLAQRLVRSLCPHCKEKRKATSNQILKIGRTIEGVPPLHVPVGCPQCFGTGYAGRRGVFELLVANDELRDIILNNPNMTSINKALEMTMFRSLRDAGIELIMNGETSWDEVARVVGFE